The window GTAGGGTGACGAGGTCAGGAACACCATGTCGTCTTTTTCTGAGTCTGCTCTGGAGAAGAAGCTCTCTGAGCTCAGCAACTCCCAGCAGAGCGTGCAGACGCTGTCGCTGTGGATTATCCATCATCGCAAACACTCGTCCCTCATCGTGCGAGTATGGCACAGAGAACTAAAGAAAGGTGAGATCCGCAACATTGAATCCACCAAGCATCTTCTCCGCAGTAGAAGTATTAAGGGCCACTGTTTATGATCAAAATCCACACATGGGATTAGTCAATTAGAAATTGACCAGGCAGATAGCCCGTTACTGTGTATACTGactgtgtgttgttctgtttTACAGCTAAAAGCAGCAGAAAGCTGACCTTTCTGTACCTGGCTAATGATGTGATTCAGAACAGCAAGAAGAAAGGTCCAGAGTTCACCAAAGACTTTGAAACTGTTCTGGTGGACGCCTGCTCTCATGTCGCCAGGTATGATTATGGTCTGGATCAGGAGTTAAACATGATGTACCTGCTGCAGTGGCGTTTCTGGTCTTCAACCTCCCATGTCCAGATTAGACCATTGTTTTGTTGTGCCTCCACCCAACACACTCATAGCGGTTACCGTATAGGGATGGTTCTAGAGGCTCATCTTGAACATGTCTGTGTTGCTCCCCCCAGGGAAGCAGATGATGGCTGTAAGAGGCCTATGGAGCGCCTCCTCAACATCTGGCAGGAGAGGGCCCTCTACAGGGCCGACTTCATCCAGCAGCTGAAGCTGGCCATCGAGGACTCCAACAGCCCCAAGCCTGCAGGTGGGAGACAGGCTCACAGAAACGTGCCTGGATGACAGGAGTTTTAGCTGTTTTGCTGTCCTGTGTTGAGAAAACTGCACCCGCTCCGTCACCAATGTGTTGCCCGTAGAGCGGATGTGAGAGTGGCGCCTACAGTTTTTAAATGTCACTTTGGTCCACATGTTTCCACTTTCTCCCTCGTTCTAGTATGACTAGACATGCCTTTTACCTTCTTTCTATACTTTTTTTATCAAGTTTCAGTTTAGTTTTACTTTGGTGTTCCTCGCGTTTGGCTTGTGTGCGACACACAAACCAGAGTGACGATGCTCGCCTGTACGAAGGAGGTGCTCTTTTATATCTGTGTACGAGCCAGCAGTCAAACAGAACCCACCAGCAGCACTGTGAAGATGTGGTCTGTCTCCGGACCCCAGACAGGGACCTGTGGAGGACGTTGAGGATCTCTCGCAGGGCAGCCTTGTGCCGGCCAAGACTGTCTGCTGTTTTCTGAGGAATGAGCCATGTATCAACAAGGGCATCAACGCCCATCTTCAacaggaagaagagggaagacagagaggaggttatGTCCGTCCAAAAGAGGAGCGAGTTGAGGGAAGGCCAAGAACAGCTAGACTCTAGAAAAGAACGGTTCCAAGATGTGGTGGGATGAAGAGGTTGACTGGACATAAACAATCAGATCAGCCATGGAGGGGAGCCAGAAGGTGTAAAGGAGCTAAAGCTGTTGGAACAGGTTTGACTGAACCTCCACCCCCGCAAAGCACAGCAGGACAGGCCCCCCCCCTTGCTGCTGAGGACAATACAGGAGGAACCAAGCTCTCCTCCCCCGCTGCCACTGAAAACAACCTGGCCAGGACGGGGGTGAGCACTGGGACTTGCTCCCAGGTCACCGTACATGTGGGTGaccactgctcctggctgccattgggggaagGACAGCTGGATGGGACCCATGTAGAGCGAGAGTTTCTTCAACTGACACTTCCTGTGTCGCCGCTCCCTGCATGCGTGTGCCTCACACAATAAACCTTTCttctcttcatccttctctGCGCTTTggagttttaaaaaaaatgtttagatATACCGTTGGACTACACACTTTATATTTGACTTTTGTACTTCACCCTGTCACTTTTGAACTTCATAAGTTAAACTACTTTGGACGCTAAACTCCCTTAACcaaaacatttgaaatattGTGAATGTTGTACATTGTAcagttttgtttctttttattattatattaaatttCTATTTAGCCATCGTATTAATATGATTatttatatattaaaaaaaagaaataatgtCTCTAttttctcctgtctccctgccttttGTAACACCCACATTTCCCAGCCTGGGGATTCATGAAGTCTTCTTTGATCTTCTCTTAGAGGAGAAGAAGCCTGTGAAACGGACCTACCAGAAggttcaggaggaggaagaggaggaggacgatgaCTACAGATGCCACGGCTCTCCCCACGTGATCGACGCCTCGGGGCCTCAGCTGGTAGGAGACGACACCAACAACAACCTCCATATGACTGACTTTTCTTCTTCGTGCTTTGGCACTACCCTTCACTCAtcttgtctcttctctctcgctccccctcatccttcctacctgtccccctcccatgtccccctcccctgtccccctcccccagacggaAGAGCTGGTCAAGGCCCTGCAAGACCTGGAGAACGCAGCTTCGGGGGATGCTGCTGTGCGTCAGAAAATTGCCTCGCTTCCCCAGGAGGTCCAGGACGTGTCTCTGCTGGAGAAGATCACCGGTAAGACCTGAGCAGACCCGGCCAGAACGTACCTCCTTTAACACCTCCAAATACTGCCCGTAGAATGAGCTCAAAGCTGCAACTGTCACTACGGCAGGTAAATCAAGCGCAGTCTTTTACAATGCCACAATACACCTAGACCTAGTACACGTGTAGATCCAAGTCTGAATTCACGTCACGAAGAGGGGGGGGAATACTCAATGTCTCCCTTTCTTtgcgttgtgtctgtgtgtgtgcgggacCGCACGCGCACGTTTAGACAAGGAGGCGGCAGACAAGCTGTCCAAGATCGTGGACGAGGCGTGCCTGCTGCTTGCCGAGTACAACGGGCGCCTGGCGGCCGAGCTGGAGGACCGCAGGCAGCTGGCGCGCATGCTCACAGACTACATCAGCTGTCAGAAGGAGGCCCTGACCGAGAGGGAAAAGAAGCTGGAGGTGAGCTGCCCCACCTGGCCCctgacccccctccaccctggagcCGGTCTGAGCCAGCCTCCACTGTAAACCACCCCACTGGGGGTTTCCCCACAGTGATTTGGTTCCAAGTGATTTTGTTTCGAGAAGATATTCCAGCCCCGTCCTCTGTCTGGGAAGTGTTGAGTTGTCAGTTTTTTGCTTTGACTGTTTGTGAGCTGAGTACATGATGCTGTTGTCAGCTGGCAGACTTATTAGTCCTGGTTAGCGATGGGTACTGAAATGTAAAGGGAAAGAAGGAAAATGCGAACACAAACGTGGTCTGCTTCGTGTACTgtgtaaaatgtaaacatgaCGAAGTCGTATTGCGTGAAACAAGAAGCGGAAGCGTGTCGAACATGACGTGAGAAGCCGTTCAGAGCCGTTCTTAAAAGAACCCAGCTTTCTTTCTGAGGATGTCTTAGTCGTCCTCAGTTCCCCTTTCTCTTCCACTGTGGAAACATGAGTGTGCTCACGACTTCTGTCCCGTCCCCTGCAGGAGTACAAGCAGAAGCTGGCGCGGGTGACGCAGGTGAGGAAGGAGCTCAAGTCCCACATCCAGAGTTTGCCGgacctgtccctcctccccaacGTGACGGGAGGCCTGGCCCCCCTGCCCTCCGCCGGTGACCTCTTCTCCACCGACTGAGCCCAgaggctcctcctctctcactccgccccaccctccagccctgcccagcCTGACCCTGCTCCAACTCCaactccacccccatcccctcccctccaccaggaGGCTGGTGCGTCCTACCagtttccatctcctctcccctccagaccccccccccatcatggCCAGGCCCACTCATGGCTGCCAACTCTCAACCCCAGCCCCTTTAGACCCCTAGGGACAGGAAtgaaatccctccctccctcctaaccCCCTACCTTCCAGACTATGTGGGAGAGGAGTTCTATCTCCCCAAAGGTCCATGGTCGTAGAAGATTCCGCGCCACCAGCTAAGACACGAAGCCCTGTTTTAGTTTTTACTCTGCAGCAACGTCAGCAAACTCAACACTCTGTTGGGAAGAAGTACCCAAGCTAAGCTAAAGAGCATAGTACAGTATAGTTCATGTTTGTACTCATAAAGAAGAAGATGAagtaggaggagggaagggtttCCTCCTGCCTGGTAATCcgctctggctcctcccccaaACGGAAGCATCCTCTTTCTGTTAACAGTTTTATGTAAGCAGCTTTTGTATTGTTGAtggaaagtgttttttttttttgttgagagGTTGGGGGTGTTTTGATTGTGTGACTGCTGTGAGTTCACAGGGGGAAGGGGATTCAAATGTTCAGTTTCAGCCATATTATGACCAACCGTCTACCATCATCCCAGCTCATCACATTGGACCGTATCTTCACCCTCCAGCCAGTCAGATGACTTTTTCTGGATTGTTCCCCAGACGTTACAGCGGATGGTCAGTCCCGGATCCTTCTCGTTAGCCAATCACGTCTCACCACCGTGTTTAGAAGGCGACAGTGGGAGGGCTCCCGAGGCCTGTTGTTGACCTGGCTGTACCACAGCTTCGCTTCCAAGATccacaaacacccacaaacaccagtggagtgtcgggggggggggggggggggggttgacgaACCGAACTGGTACGAGGGTCGGGCCAGACTGCAGACCTGCATCATGTTCCAAAATGGTCAAACTAGCAAAGCGCTGTCAGGCCCAGCCCTGGGGGAGGGACACACTCAGTCCACCTCACGTCTTCTCACTGCAGTCAGTCTGTCTCATCCTCAGGTGCCCATAGACAACTCCTGTCATGGTTTTTATAATGGAAGACAATCTGAGAGAGCCAGTTCCTCAGTGTGGACCACTGCCCAGTTGATCTGTCAGATCAGAGCTGGCCAATGGTGTGGAGAGGCGGCAGCAACAGGTCATCTTATTGGCTAGACCGACAGTAGGCTTTCGATCTTTCTTACCCGGTTACTGTTTCTCTCTGCACATACAGACTACTGCTGCAGTAGGTTTTTTCAGTAATAAAAGTGATTCAGTGGCAACAAATAAAATGGAACCATTGGAACAAACGGTGTGTGGGCTGACTTTATTACTTATTATGTCGAGCAATGTGACAGCTCAGCTGAATtaagaaataaaatacaaatgctTGTGATTGATATGGTTTGTTCAATCTGTCGTTCGAATGTCACTCCTTGACATCAATGTTCAGGAACCCTTTAACGTTGCTCAGTTTGTCACTGTCGAAGTCCACCAGGAGCTTGTGTAGCCCAGCGTTGGTGGGAGTGAAGTCAACTTTGACCTTGGCTTCTTGTTGAGGACCCAGAGTTCCAACcctgcaggagagagcagaattAGACATCACACGCATGACCTTGTAGCTTTAAATGTACTTTGAATCCTCAAGAATCTGTTTGCCTAACCCTGTGTgacataaggtgtgtgtgtgcacatgtattATATGTGTGGTGTCCTTTTTGTGAGTGTCATGCATGTTttatgtccttgtgtgtgtttgtgtgcttctgccgtacatgtgtgtgatggtgtgtcctCCGGTGAGCCCTGCTCCCTCCAGGGAGAAGCAGCAGTTATGCAGGCCTTCTGGGAGAGGGTTCTGAAGAGACACTTCAGCACTCAGAGGTTGACCCACTCTGGGTTCTCCCAGGAGCTATGGAAGAACAACCAAACAGCTGTCACcacatgtttacatttagtcatttagcagacactcttatccagagcgacttacagtaagtacagggacattccccccgaggcaagtagggtgaagtgccttgcccaagaacacaacgtcattttgcacggccgggaatctaacTGGTAACCTtgtgattactagcccgattccctaaccactctgccatctgactcccacatatGGAACTCAGgccataatatatatttttttaattagcATGTCCCCGTTTCCTCTGCTGAAATCCTTCTCTAGGATTTCTGGTTTCTGCTAGAGTCTAGGTTGTCTTCATCTCTCACAAAGCCTTGCCTGCCTCTACTCCAGGCCTGTCCTTACGTGTATGTTTATGTCGGGGTTATCCAGGACAACAGTCTTCTGGGTCTTGTGAAAGTCCATGCCAGCCTGATCGATGACGATGGCTTTCAGCAGGATCTGTTTGTCGGAGGTCAAGTTCTCACCATACACCGAGTACTCCAGCCGCAGCACAACGCTCTTCTCTGCGGGGCAAAGGGTTAAAGGTCAGAGGTAAGGACACTCCTTTTTGACCCCCGCCCTCTCCGCTAATACCACGCGCGCCCCAATGAGgccacacccatacacaccctCTCCACTCATGACCTTCAGGTTAGACTCGTATGCGTGACCGCAGATGGCGCCCAGCTTGCCGTCGTAGGACACGATGCGCGCCGAGAACAGGAAGCGACACGTCTTGTCCTCCATTTGGTTGTTGACGACACGCGCCGACACGTCGTAATCTCCGCCCACGAGCATGTTTGGGGGGAGCTTGATCTTAATGTGCaggccaggctcctcccccttctgCAGAAGCTTGTTGTGGTGCTTGGCCTTCTGGAAgacccgcctctcctcctccgagcCTGGCCAATAGCATAAACACAGAGCAGCACGGACACGGAGAATCTCAGGGTGCTTGTGCGggtgtgtgatgtcatcatgtaggggtgtgggtgtgtgtccgaCCTACCTTCGGGGTACTTGTACTGGTGGGTGATGTCGTGCCTGTCGTCGCTGCCCACAGCCTTGGTGCTGATGTGGTGCCCCACGGTGGCCGTAGACCCGCCCATCCTGGCCATGCGCCCGTCAGTCAGGCGGACGTACTCCACCACGTCGGCGTTCACCTCCGCAAACACGAACGGAGCGTCGTACTTCATGGTCAGATCCCCCTCTCTCAAGCCCCTCAGGGGGACGGGACCACAGCAGTacactcctgacacacacacacacagtgtcatcaCACATGTTCTTTGGAGGGGCAGGCAGGGAAGCTTTTGGAGGGTCAGTCTAGGAGGCAGACCAGCTGGCTGTCAGGGGTCCAGGACCCCAGACTCACCCTCACTCTTCTCTTGGGGTGTGGGGTCGCTGGCCTGCCAGCCACTGTACTCTGGGCTCAGGTCAGCACGCTTCATCCAGTTATCCACCCACACATGGAAGTTCCTGACCAATGGAGAAGCAAGGGCACAATGTGTTTGTAGTTTTAAGcctgctgtctcccctcccactcAGAGCTGTTCACCTTCCTCACCAGATGGACTCAGCTGAGATGTCCTCTCCGTCCTCGTCATACAGGAACTCAATCAGCAGATTGGTGTTCTTGTCGTGAGCTGATCCAAAGTTGGTGACTACGCGGCAGGGGATTCCCAGAGCCCGggagactgcacacacacacatacacatacacacacacacacatacacacacaagtcacACTTCAACACGTGAGATACAGAGCCTGACTCTCACAGTAATGAGATAAACCAATAAAGACATCTAGTGGGTGACAGACAGGCCTAGAGGCAGACTTGAAGGAGAAACTCATCTATAAATAACACATGCTACAGCCCTGGGCAGGCGTTACCTTAGGATCAGCCAGGAGACAGAGGTTCTACTGCTGGAGCTGGCTTTAGTATTGCAGTATCACAACACACTATTGTCACATTTCATTCTTTTTCAATATCATAGAGTATGGAATTAAAAACACGTCTTAAAGTGTTTACAAAGGTGAAATGGTGAACTACAAGAACCATATTTAACTTCTGAAACCTATATAGTATACAGTGTGTCCCATGGACGGTGAGACTGTTATAATACCTGTGCAGGCAACCGATGCAAACACCCAGCACTGTCCATAGCggacactccctccctcagcccacTGTCTCAGGATGGTACCACTTCCTGTCCAGCGAGTTGGACGCACCCCATCAGAGTAGTCTCCGCCCCACTGGCCCACCAGCACCCCACGGTCATCCAGACTGTTGACctgggagcaagagagggaacaggaagatatgagggagggtggaggggggctggcAGAATCCATGCTGTACCCAGATGGAGAGATAGTACACACATTTTCATGAATCATCATGTCATGCTTAAATAAATGAGATCAAAGTTATCTGAATGTTTTGGAGCTAAAGTGGTGGCATCTTTGAATACCGATAAAAGTATGAATGGGTGGCGTATGAGTGGTAGTCCCTGTGATGTTAGTGGGTGGTCCctgcagtgcagggctggagggtagCACCTACCATGGCACTGATCACCCTGGTCACATAGACAGGGTTCCTCCTGGCAGAACAGTCCTGGTCTGCATCCGACACAAACTTGGGATTCTCATCCAGGATCCTCAGACAAATGTCCAGGATGCCCGTCTCAAACTGTGgatagtgagaggagagagagacagacaggtcagaggaagagagacagacagacaggtcagagagagagagagagacagtcaggtcagagagaaaaagagagagagaaacagacaggtgagagagagagagagagagagagagagagagagagagagagagagagagagagagagagagagagagagagagagagagagagagagagagagagagagagagagagagagagagagagagcgagaaacagacagacagacagacaggaaagagagagagagagaaacaaacagacagacaggaaagggagagagagacaggtcaggacacagacaggaaaaagagacagacagacagaagttGTCTTGTTTGTGACTTCCTGCTTGAGGGCTGTATCGGGGATTCAGGGCTGTATCAGTGTGAGGCTCTGTTCCCCCCAGATCGTCTGGATGACTTCCAGAGAACACAGATGTTGATTCAGTGGCTGTGACATACCTGTCCAAACAACCAGGGATAGGCTTTGATCCTGGTGGAAGAGCCCTTGTAGACCAGTCCATCCTGGGCCAACACGTACTCCTGCCTCTTCTCCTCACTGCTCATGTACACGGCATCTCCTGCAGCCAAGACGCACACATGCTCCTGCATCAGATATCTACATACAATCTCAAATAAACCCAGGCAGACTGTACA of the Hypomesus transpacificus isolate Combined female chromosome 18, fHypTra1, whole genome shotgun sequence genome contains:
- the tgm2a gene encoding protein-glutamine gamma-glutamyltransferase 2a isoform X2 codes for the protein MNQGEIERCDLQCHTNNTDHHTELNGVGRLVVRRGQPFSLTLHLRPGSQLPSSCTLTAHTGPLPREESGTKVSFGLSDSTVNTAWSASITSPGDVWEPVSLSICSSPDAPIGLYSLSLDLGHSVPLGQFILLFNPWCARDAVYMSSEEKRQEYVLAQDGLVYKGSSTRIKAYPWLFGQFETGILDICLRILDENPKFVSDADQDCSARRNPVYVTRVISAMVNSLDDRGVLVGQWGGDYSDGVRPTRWTGSGTILRQWAEGGSVRYGQCWVFASVACTVSRALGIPCRVVTNFGSAHDKNTNLLIEFLYDEDGEDISAESIWNFHVWVDNWMKRADLSPEYSGWQASDPTPQEKSEGVYCCGPVPLRGLREGDLTMKYDAPFVFAEVNADVVEYVRLTDGRMARMGGSTATVGHHISTKAVGSDDRHDITHQYKYPEGSEEERRVFQKAKHHNKLLQKGEEPGLHIKIKLPPNMLVGGDYDVSARVVNNQMEDKTCRFLFSARIVSYDGKLGAICGHAYESNLKVMSGEEKSVVLRLEYSVYGENLTSDKQILLKAIVIDQAGMDFHKTQKTVVLDNPDINIHLLGEPRVGQPLSAEVSLQNPLPEGLHNCCFSLEGAGLTGGHTITHMVGTLGPQQEAKVKVDFTPTNAGLHKLLVDFDSDKLSNVKGFLNIDVKE
- the rprd1b gene encoding regulation of nuclear pre-mRNA domain-containing protein 1B, which produces MSSFSESALEKKLSELSNSQQSVQTLSLWIIHHRKHSSLIVRVWHRELKKAKSSRKLTFLYLANDVIQNSKKKGPEFTKDFETVLVDACSHVAREADDGCKRPMERLLNIWQERALYRADFIQQLKLAIEDSNSPKPAEEKKPVKRTYQKVQEEEEEEDDDYRCHGSPHVIDASGPQLTEELVKALQDLENAASGDAAVRQKIASLPQEVQDVSLLEKITDKEAADKLSKIVDEACLLLAEYNGRLAAELEDRRQLARMLTDYISCQKEALTEREKKLEEYKQKLARVTQVRKELKSHIQSLPDLSLLPNVTGGLAPLPSAGDLFSTD
- the tgm2a gene encoding protein-glutamine gamma-glutamyltransferase 2a isoform X1, whose product is MNQAGEIERCDLQCHTNNTDHHTELNGVGRLVVRRGQPFSLTLHLRPGSQLPSSCTLTAHTGPLPREESGTKVSFGLSDSTVNTAWSASITSPGDVWEPVSLSICSSPDAPIGLYSLSLDLGHSVPLGQFILLFNPWCARDAVYMSSEEKRQEYVLAQDGLVYKGSSTRIKAYPWLFGQFETGILDICLRILDENPKFVSDADQDCSARRNPVYVTRVISAMVNSLDDRGVLVGQWGGDYSDGVRPTRWTGSGTILRQWAEGGSVRYGQCWVFASVACTVSRALGIPCRVVTNFGSAHDKNTNLLIEFLYDEDGEDISAESIWNFHVWVDNWMKRADLSPEYSGWQASDPTPQEKSEGVYCCGPVPLRGLREGDLTMKYDAPFVFAEVNADVVEYVRLTDGRMARMGGSTATVGHHISTKAVGSDDRHDITHQYKYPEGSEEERRVFQKAKHHNKLLQKGEEPGLHIKIKLPPNMLVGGDYDVSARVVNNQMEDKTCRFLFSARIVSYDGKLGAICGHAYESNLKVMSGEEKSVVLRLEYSVYGENLTSDKQILLKAIVIDQAGMDFHKTQKTVVLDNPDINIHLLGEPRVGQPLSAEVSLQNPLPEGLHNCCFSLEGAGLTGGHTITHMVGTLGPQQEAKVKVDFTPTNAGLHKLLVDFDSDKLSNVKGFLNIDVKE